The following are from one region of the Chromobacterium phragmitis genome:
- a CDS encoding capsular polysaccharide export protein, LipB/KpsS family, which produces MSIMTVIIPIRISPERIDAIERLDYISLDQECPTSIEFMIVDDGSPKYLSEKLIEKCRCIGATYLRIESETSLFSIGRARNFGAQNANGKYILFQDVDLMPYNGFYNDAVNECSIQKLDKFADNFIMFGVIYLTQDATSEFIETPHLTRKSKFIQYLIEDNKDKIEKFSTGTSVTIWRKDHYLCTGGNDPEFEAWGFEDLEYTCRAFRRNRKFPLPSDAQLDYSNFSSIQEYKGWKSIYRLFGDITFKKGMVMFHAWHPIEHNSNYIQGKSENKRKFEKKIADFARTGKEPEALKMISSGKSIIFRSNPWVYNKWTSPFFGELVLLDECEFDGIDIIKYIEINQIDRVIFHNPYASEKMHSIYNVIRENLVPYYVCERGALPDSVFIDSNGFNYDSSSYYPKNWDSPLTEQQRKDCLKYIINEKNSQKYLELQPEKITPYSLKNTLQLNPLDKILFIPLQRPTDTVIQHFCGPIGSYENFISLIEELVEALPSSWKVVIKKHPLEDSAPDIPGAYYANNFNITSLIEASNAVLLINSGVGVTGLIHEKPVFVAGNAFYNHPGLCKSVTTAAELISSIENFKPCQEKVIRFIKYLSQDFYSFANFKTRLVDWTDGSKMTATTAIDYYILRIPNFEEMVLERSTAPKIQTSSILFDRYRNQGGIIRTGAPKNTSSTSNHSQEHKQNQNKYSIEQKKIIRKRKFKKLIETPGKFFRDSQHGIFKILGKVIK; this is translated from the coding sequence ATGTCCATAATGACTGTCATTATTCCTATTCGCATTTCCCCTGAGCGTATTGATGCCATAGAGCGCCTTGATTACATATCACTTGATCAAGAATGTCCGACATCAATTGAATTCATGATCGTTGATGATGGCTCTCCTAAATATTTATCAGAAAAATTAATTGAGAAGTGTCGCTGCATTGGTGCAACATATCTAAGGATTGAATCAGAAACATCTCTTTTCTCCATAGGCCGCGCTCGAAATTTTGGCGCACAAAATGCAAATGGGAAATATATATTATTTCAAGACGTAGACTTAATGCCATACAATGGATTTTACAATGACGCAGTAAATGAATGTTCTATTCAAAAATTAGATAAATTTGCCGACAACTTTATTATGTTTGGCGTTATATATCTCACTCAAGATGCAACATCAGAATTTATTGAAACACCGCACTTAACAAGAAAATCAAAATTTATTCAATATCTTATTGAGGACAATAAAGATAAAATAGAAAAATTCTCCACCGGGACATCGGTCACTATTTGGAGAAAAGATCACTATTTATGCACAGGTGGAAATGACCCCGAGTTTGAGGCATGGGGCTTTGAAGATCTTGAATATACTTGTCGAGCATTTCGCCGAAATAGAAAATTCCCGCTGCCAAGTGATGCGCAACTAGATTATAGTAATTTCTCTTCAATACAAGAATACAAAGGTTGGAAAAGTATTTACCGTTTATTTGGCGACATTACCTTCAAAAAGGGGATGGTAATGTTCCATGCATGGCATCCTATTGAGCACAACAGTAATTATATTCAAGGAAAGTCTGAAAACAAAAGGAAATTTGAAAAAAAAATCGCCGACTTTGCAAGAACAGGGAAAGAGCCCGAAGCTTTGAAAATGATTTCCAGCGGCAAATCTATAATATTCAGAAGTAATCCGTGGGTATACAATAAGTGGACCTCACCATTTTTTGGAGAACTAGTTTTACTGGATGAGTGTGAGTTTGATGGGATTGATATAATTAAATATATCGAAATCAATCAAATTGATAGAGTAATATTTCACAACCCTTACGCCTCGGAAAAGATGCACAGCATCTACAATGTCATTCGGGAAAATTTAGTTCCATATTACGTTTGCGAGAGAGGCGCATTGCCAGACTCAGTTTTTATTGATAGCAATGGCTTTAATTATGATAGCTCAAGTTACTATCCCAAAAATTGGGATTCCCCCCTAACAGAGCAACAAAGAAAAGATTGTTTAAAATATATAATTAACGAAAAAAACTCTCAAAAATATTTAGAATTACAGCCTGAAAAAATTACACCTTACAGCTTGAAAAATACTCTGCAATTAAACCCTCTTGATAAAATATTATTTATTCCACTGCAAAGACCAACCGATACTGTCATCCAACATTTTTGCGGGCCCATTGGCTCCTATGAAAACTTCATTTCACTCATAGAAGAACTAGTGGAAGCATTACCCTCCTCTTGGAAAGTTGTAATTAAAAAACATCCACTAGAGGATAGTGCCCCAGATATACCTGGGGCTTATTATGCAAATAATTTCAACATTACCAGTTTGATAGAGGCATCAAATGCTGTTCTATTAATCAATTCTGGCGTAGGGGTAACTGGCCTTATCCATGAAAAGCCAGTGTTTGTCGCAGGGAATGCTTTTTATAACCACCCAGGTCTTTGCAAAAGTGTCACAACAGCCGCCGAGCTAATTAGTAGCATAGAAAATTTCAAACCATGCCAAGAGAAAGTAATTAGATTTATAAAATATCTATCGCAAGATTTTTATTCATTTGCCAATTTCAAAACTCGACTTGTCGACTGGACAGATGGAAGCAAAATGACTGCAACCACTGCGATTGACTATTACATTCTAAGAATCCCAAATTTTGAAGAAATGGTTTTAGAAAGGTCTACCGCACCTAAAATTCAAACATCATCCATACTATTTGACCGATATAGAAACCAAGGCGGAATTATTAGAACGGGGGCGCCAAAAAACACTTCCTCCACTAGTAATCATTCACAAGAACACAAGCAAAATCAAAACAAATACAGTATCGAACAAAAAAAAATAATCCGTAAGAGAAAATTTAAAAAATTAATCGAAACACCTGGAAAATTTTTCAGGGACTCGCAACATGGAATCTTTAAAATCCTAGGGAAGGTAATTAAATAA
- a CDS encoding acyltransferase: MDQNITISGEGNCITFQETKNNQLIGGEIKIKGSNNKITVMKGSLLNNFSILIESDNNEILIGENCCLSGKLIMKLTDGNRFTIGNKTTIGGANFICGEGKSISIGEDCMIAWGIEFRTTDSHAIINIESNERINFGEDIVVHNHVWIGAHTTILKGASINENAIIGIRSVVPSGEYKGNCIYAGAPAKLIKTNTTWDRKLLG; encoded by the coding sequence ATGGATCAAAATATTACCATATCGGGAGAGGGAAATTGCATTACATTTCAAGAGACAAAAAATAATCAGCTAATAGGCGGCGAGATAAAGATAAAAGGAAGTAATAACAAAATTACAGTTATGAAAGGCTCGTTGCTTAACAATTTCTCCATACTAATTGAGAGCGATAACAATGAAATACTTATAGGGGAGAATTGTTGCTTGAGCGGGAAATTAATAATGAAGCTTACCGATGGGAACCGGTTTACCATAGGAAATAAAACTACTATTGGCGGAGCTAATTTTATATGCGGCGAGGGTAAGTCAATATCTATCGGCGAAGACTGCATGATAGCTTGGGGCATCGAATTCAGAACAACAGACTCCCATGCAATAATTAACATAGAGAGTAACGAGAGAATTAATTTTGGGGAGGATATAGTTGTACATAATCATGTCTGGATCGGTGCCCATACAACAATATTAAAAGGTGCCAGCATAAACGAAAATGCAATCATAGGAATCAGATCTGTTGTTCCATCTGGGGAATATAAGGGCAATTGTATTTATGCTGGAGCACCTGCAAAATTAATCAAAACCAATACGACATGGGACAGAAAGCTTTTAGGATAA
- a CDS encoding capsular polysaccharide biosynthesis protein → MIAILSSGIARIPYLAALLGSPVRRIHNHLAFDITTLTAVAGWGLRPSSLRAQTFSRMHSLPYWSLEDGFLRSLGLAVYGTPPLSIVQDDIGIYYDANHPSRLEQMLNTSPLSDESIRNAANGLAWIKRYRLSKYNHAPATELPLRAGRMRVLVLDQTEGDISVQLGGADAQAFQTMLAAARNEHPDAEIWVKTHPDVVARKKRGYLPQALEGIRLLAEDICPQSLLSQVDIVYTATSHMGFEALIAGCKVVCFGMPWYAGWGLTDDRHPDMPKLSERRQRRCTLEELFHAAYLQYARYIHPETGQPGTFFDVAEWIRLNRELREQTNGTLWCVGMSWWKRAAVWPFLKTPGNHLRFISRPDKLPAALPPDSKLVVWGMRPDVAEWAKQRSMPLLRMEDGFLRSVGLGSHLMPPMSLVVDRGGLYYSPHSGSDLERLLDTLQLDDWQVARAARLRQQLVELKLSKYNVGGSFQLPAEAAGKTVVLVPGQVEDDASIREASPKMRGNLELLREARRLRPDAWLIYKPHPDVTSGNRRGAVPASDLAELADQVATAADIADCLAAADEVHTMTSQAGFEALLQGKTVHCYGMPFYAGWGLTQDRQPLPHRRRVLTLDELVYGTLIAYPRYVIPGHDGFARAEAVVEYLRRQKTGNHANYAANHWFARQWRKGRGLLRTLR, encoded by the coding sequence GTGATCGCCATTTTGTCCTCAGGTATTGCCCGCATCCCGTACCTAGCGGCCCTTCTCGGCTCGCCAGTACGGCGCATTCACAACCACTTGGCATTTGATATAACCACGCTAACCGCAGTTGCCGGCTGGGGTTTACGGCCATCATCCCTACGCGCGCAAACATTCTCCCGCATGCACTCGCTACCCTATTGGTCGCTGGAGGACGGTTTTCTCCGTTCCTTGGGATTAGCGGTGTATGGCACGCCACCATTATCCATCGTCCAGGACGACATCGGGATTTATTACGATGCCAACCATCCTTCTCGACTGGAACAAATGCTGAACACCAGTCCATTATCGGATGAGTCGATACGGAATGCCGCCAATGGCTTAGCCTGGATCAAGCGATACCGCTTGTCCAAATACAACCATGCACCGGCTACAGAGTTGCCGCTACGAGCAGGACGAATGCGCGTACTGGTACTGGATCAGACTGAAGGCGATATATCAGTTCAGTTAGGTGGCGCGGATGCTCAGGCCTTTCAAACAATGCTTGCTGCCGCCCGCAATGAGCATCCTGATGCTGAAATATGGGTGAAAACCCATCCCGATGTAGTCGCGCGCAAGAAGCGAGGATATTTGCCTCAGGCTCTAGAGGGTATACGGCTACTGGCCGAAGACATCTGTCCGCAGTCTCTGCTGTCCCAAGTCGATATCGTCTACACCGCCACCTCCCACATGGGCTTCGAAGCGTTGATCGCCGGCTGCAAGGTGGTGTGCTTCGGCATGCCATGGTATGCCGGCTGGGGGTTGACCGACGACCGCCATCCCGACATGCCCAAGCTGAGCGAACGGCGCCAGCGGCGCTGCACTCTGGAAGAGCTGTTCCACGCAGCCTATCTGCAATATGCCCGTTACATTCATCCGGAGACAGGCCAGCCAGGCACCTTCTTTGACGTTGCGGAATGGATTCGGCTGAACCGGGAACTGCGGGAGCAAACGAATGGGACGCTCTGGTGCGTGGGCATGAGCTGGTGGAAACGGGCGGCGGTCTGGCCTTTCCTCAAGACGCCGGGCAACCACCTGCGTTTCATTTCCAGACCAGACAAGCTGCCCGCCGCCTTGCCGCCGGACAGCAAGCTGGTGGTTTGGGGCATGCGGCCGGATGTCGCCGAATGGGCGAAGCAACGCAGCATGCCCTTGCTCAGAATGGAGGATGGCTTCCTGCGCTCGGTCGGCCTCGGCTCCCACCTGATGCCCCCGATGTCGCTGGTGGTGGACCGCGGCGGCCTGTACTACTCGCCGCATTCCGGCTCCGACCTTGAGCGCTTGCTCGACACGCTGCAGCTTGATGATTGGCAAGTCGCGCGCGCGGCGCGTCTCAGGCAGCAGTTGGTCGAGTTGAAGCTCAGCAAGTACAACGTAGGCGGCAGCTTCCAGCTGCCCGCGGAAGCCGCGGGCAAAACCGTGGTGCTGGTGCCGGGGCAGGTGGAAGACGACGCCTCGATCCGCGAAGCCTCTCCGAAGATGCGCGGCAATCTTGAGCTGCTGCGCGAGGCGAGGCGGCTGCGTCCGGATGCCTGGCTGATCTACAAACCGCATCCGGACGTAACATCCGGCAACCGCCGCGGCGCGGTGCCTGCCAGCGATCTGGCCGAATTGGCCGACCAGGTGGCTACCGCGGCCGACATCGCCGACTGTCTGGCGGCCGCGGATGAAGTCCACACCATGACCTCGCAGGCGGGTTTCGAGGCGCTGCTGCAAGGGAAAACGGTGCACTGCTACGGCATGCCGTTTTACGCCGGCTGGGGCTTGACCCAGGACCGGCAGCCGCTTCCCCATCGTCGGCGCGTGCTGACGTTGGACGAGCTGGTCTATGGCACGCTGATCGCCTATCCCCGCTATGTCATCCCCGGACACGATGGTTTCGCCCGCGCCGAGGCGGTTGTGGAATATTTGCGTCGGCAGAAGACCGGCAACCATGCAAACTACGCGGCGAACCACTGGTTTGCCCGTCAATGGCGCAAAGGACGCGGCCTGCTGCGGACGCTGCGCTGA
- a CDS encoding capsule biosynthesis protein, translating to MLAAQPLLKHRRLLLLQGPMGPFFNLLADWLGRNGVAVHKLNFNGGDRLYHRRLPHTDYRGRLEDFAPWLIQFLQARQIDGVICFGDCRRYHQIAAEVCRSQDLAFYAFEEGYLRPDYVTLEPGGVNAYSKLADDPVAILEHEPSSFAPPLPTRPSFRRMALTAMGYYAAGWLSRRSYPHYRHHKDFSPFRECGLWLRSGWRKQWYRICERGVERRLSTSLKHDYYLVALQVFNDSQILHHSHYGDVAEFIEEVVASFARHAPAHRHLVLKHHPMDRGHRNYRHLIQRLARQTGISDRVHYLHDAHLPTLLKQSQGVVVVNSTVGLSALHHGKPLVVAGRALYDMNGLTFQHGLDRFWRECQPPQRELYGKLRSYLLKHTQLNGAFFGISHWLPPSPKSLPLRPALSSLLLSLMTIFLIEADEAAELSSLLEWLARLWPA from the coding sequence ATGCTCGCCGCCCAACCTTTGCTCAAACACCGCCGGTTGCTGCTATTGCAGGGGCCGATGGGTCCGTTCTTCAACCTGCTCGCCGACTGGCTTGGCAGGAACGGGGTCGCCGTTCACAAGCTCAACTTCAATGGCGGCGACAGGCTTTATCATCGACGGCTCCCGCATACCGACTATCGCGGACGACTGGAGGATTTCGCGCCTTGGCTCATTCAGTTTCTTCAGGCCAGGCAGATAGACGGCGTGATCTGTTTCGGCGATTGCCGCCGCTATCATCAAATAGCGGCCGAAGTCTGCCGTAGCCAGGATCTCGCTTTCTATGCTTTCGAAGAAGGATACTTGCGCCCCGATTACGTCACGCTGGAGCCGGGCGGAGTCAATGCCTACTCGAAACTGGCTGATGATCCTGTCGCCATTCTGGAGCATGAGCCCAGCAGCTTTGCTCCACCGCTACCCACCAGGCCCTCGTTCCGCAGAATGGCGCTGACCGCGATGGGCTACTACGCCGCGGGTTGGCTATCGCGGCGCAGCTATCCCCACTACCGTCACCACAAGGATTTTTCCCCATTCCGCGAGTGCGGATTATGGCTGCGCTCCGGTTGGCGCAAACAGTGGTACCGGATCTGCGAGCGCGGCGTTGAGCGGCGCCTATCGACCAGTCTGAAGCATGATTATTATCTGGTGGCGCTGCAGGTCTTCAACGATAGCCAGATTCTGCACCACAGCCATTATGGAGATGTCGCGGAATTCATCGAGGAGGTCGTCGCCTCCTTCGCGCGCCATGCTCCCGCTCACCGCCATCTGGTTTTGAAACACCATCCAATGGACCGCGGCCATCGCAACTATCGCCATCTTATTCAACGATTGGCGCGGCAAACCGGCATCTCGGACCGAGTCCACTATCTGCACGACGCGCATCTACCCACCTTGCTGAAACAAAGCCAGGGCGTCGTCGTCGTCAACAGCACCGTCGGCCTGTCCGCTCTGCATCACGGCAAGCCGCTGGTTGTGGCCGGACGCGCGCTGTACGACATGAACGGCCTGACATTCCAGCACGGGTTGGATCGTTTCTGGCGAGAATGCCAGCCTCCCCAGCGCGAGCTATACGGCAAGCTGCGTTCCTATTTGCTCAAGCACACCCAGCTGAACGGCGCTTTTTTCGGCATATCCCATTGGCTGCCCCCATCGCCAAAGAGCCTCCCGCTCAGACCCGCCCTCTCTTCCTTGCTGCTCTCGCTGATGACGATTTTCCTCATCGAGGCAGACGAGGCCGCCGAACTTTCGTCTCTGTTGGAATGGTTGGCCAGGCTGTGGCCGGCATGA
- the galE gene encoding UDP-glucose 4-epimerase GalE, with amino-acid sequence MMILVTGGAGYIGSHTCVKLLETGHELVVLDNLCNSKEEALRRVQALAGKPLTFIHGDIRDEAALNEAFRHPIDAVIHFAGLKAVGESVAKPLEYYENNVSGTLALLRAMKRHGVNRLVFSSSATVYGNPASTPITEDFPLSATNPYGRSKLIVEDMLRDFAKAEPEWRIALLRYFNPIGAHESGDIGEDPNGIPNNLMPFITQVASGKQACLKVFGNDYPTHDGTGVRDYIHVVDLAVGHVKAVQALHRQPGLLTANLGTGKGYSVLDMVKTFERVNEVAVPHEIVARRPGDIAECWANPAAAEHLLGWRAEKGLEEMCRDSWRWQSRNPVGFP; translated from the coding sequence ATGATGATCTTGGTGACTGGCGGCGCCGGCTATATCGGCAGCCATACTTGCGTTAAATTGTTGGAGACCGGCCATGAGCTGGTGGTGTTGGACAATCTTTGCAATAGCAAGGAAGAAGCGCTGAGGCGAGTGCAGGCGTTAGCCGGCAAGCCGCTGACTTTCATCCATGGCGACATCCGCGATGAGGCGGCGCTGAATGAAGCGTTCCGCCATCCCATCGACGCGGTGATCCATTTCGCGGGTTTGAAGGCCGTAGGCGAATCGGTGGCCAAACCGCTGGAGTATTACGAGAACAATGTCAGCGGCACGCTGGCGCTGCTGCGCGCGATGAAGCGCCATGGCGTGAACCGGCTGGTGTTCAGCTCCTCCGCCACCGTTTACGGCAATCCGGCCAGCACGCCGATCACCGAGGATTTTCCGTTGTCGGCGACCAATCCCTACGGCCGCAGCAAGCTGATCGTCGAGGACATGCTGCGCGATTTCGCCAAGGCGGAGCCGGAATGGCGGATCGCGCTGCTGCGTTATTTCAATCCGATCGGCGCGCACGAGAGCGGCGATATCGGCGAAGACCCGAACGGCATCCCGAATAATCTGATGCCTTTCATCACCCAGGTCGCCAGCGGCAAGCAAGCTTGCCTGAAGGTGTTCGGCAATGATTATCCCACTCATGACGGCACCGGCGTGCGCGACTACATCCATGTGGTGGACCTTGCCGTCGGCCATGTGAAGGCTGTGCAGGCATTACACAGGCAGCCGGGATTGTTGACGGCGAACCTGGGCACGGGCAAGGGATACTCGGTGCTCGACATGGTGAAGACTTTCGAGCGCGTCAATGAAGTGGCCGTACCGCACGAGATCGTCGCGCGCCGCCCGGGCGATATCGCCGAGTGCTGGGCCAACCCAGCCGCCGCCGAGCATTTGCTGGGTTGGAGGGCTGAAAAGGGTCTGGAAGAAATGTGCCGCGATAGCTGGCGCTGGCAGAGCCGGAATCCGGTGGGTTTTCCATAA
- the purD gene encoding phosphoribosylamine--glycine ligase, whose product MKVLVIGSGGREHALAWRIGKSKRVSKVFVAPGNAGTAQDANLTNIPANGVAEWLAFAKEEKIDLTVVGPEAPLAAGVVDAFRNEGLKVFGPTQYCAQLESSKDFAKAFMQRHGIPTADYQTFTDAAAARAYVDGKGAPIVIKADGLAAGKGVVVAMTLDEAHAAIDDMLLGNKMGDAGSRVVIEDFLAGEEASFIVMVDGEHVLPMATSQDHKRLLDHDQGPNTGGMGAYSPAPVVTPAVHNRVMREIIQPVVQGMKKDGHAYTGFLYAGLMIDEAGHPKVIEFNCRFGDPETQPIMARLKTDFTELLDAGVNGKLDKVEAEWDRRVALGVVLAAAGYPDAPRKGDAIHGIPAESEDGIVFHAGTAFDEQHQLRASGGRVLCAVGLGDSVKMAQGKAYQLADAIEFAGKQYRRDIGARAIGRKH is encoded by the coding sequence ATGAAAGTTCTCGTGATCGGCTCCGGCGGCCGCGAGCACGCGCTGGCCTGGCGCATCGGCAAGTCCAAACGCGTGTCCAAGGTGTTTGTCGCGCCGGGCAACGCCGGCACCGCGCAGGACGCGAACCTGACCAATATCCCGGCCAACGGCGTGGCCGAGTGGCTGGCCTTCGCCAAGGAAGAGAAGATCGACCTGACCGTGGTCGGCCCGGAGGCGCCGCTGGCCGCCGGCGTGGTGGACGCCTTCCGCAATGAGGGGCTGAAGGTGTTCGGCCCGACGCAGTACTGCGCGCAGCTGGAAAGCTCCAAGGACTTCGCCAAGGCCTTCATGCAGCGCCACGGCATTCCCACCGCGGACTACCAGACCTTCACCGACGCCGCCGCCGCGCGCGCCTATGTGGACGGCAAGGGCGCGCCCATCGTGATCAAGGCAGACGGCCTGGCCGCAGGCAAGGGCGTGGTGGTGGCGATGACGCTGGACGAGGCGCACGCGGCCATCGACGACATGCTGCTGGGCAACAAGATGGGCGATGCCGGCAGCCGGGTGGTGATCGAGGACTTCCTGGCCGGCGAGGAAGCCAGCTTCATCGTGATGGTGGACGGCGAGCACGTGCTGCCGATGGCCACCAGCCAGGACCACAAGCGGTTGCTGGACCACGACCAGGGGCCGAACACCGGCGGCATGGGCGCCTACAGCCCGGCGCCGGTGGTGACGCCGGCGGTGCATAACCGCGTGATGCGCGAAATCATCCAGCCGGTGGTGCAGGGCATGAAGAAGGACGGCCACGCCTACACCGGCTTCCTGTACGCCGGGCTGATGATAGACGAGGCCGGCCATCCCAAGGTGATCGAGTTCAACTGCCGCTTCGGCGACCCGGAAACCCAGCCCATCATGGCGCGGCTGAAAACCGACTTCACCGAGCTGCTGGACGCCGGCGTCAACGGCAAACTGGACAAAGTGGAAGCCGAGTGGGACCGCCGCGTTGCCTTGGGCGTGGTGCTGGCCGCCGCCGGCTACCCGGATGCGCCGCGCAAGGGCGACGCCATCCACGGCATCCCGGCCGAGAGCGAGGACGGCATCGTGTTCCATGCCGGGACCGCGTTCGACGAGCAGCATCAGCTGCGCGCCAGCGGCGGCCGCGTGCTGTGCGCGGTGGGCCTGGGCGACAGCGTCAAGATGGCGCAGGGCAAGGCCTACCAATTGGCCGACGCGATCGAGTTCGCCGGCAAGCAATACCGCCGCGACATCGGCGCGCGGGCGATCGGGCGCAAGCACTGA
- the purH gene encoding bifunctional phosphoribosylaminoimidazolecarboxamide formyltransferase/IMP cyclohydrolase, producing the protein MTKIERALISVSDKSGVLEFARELSALGVHILSTGGTAKLLQDAGLAVTEVSDYTGFPEMLDGRVKTLHPKVHGGILGRRDLPEHVSTMAEHGIGNIDLVCVNLYPFESTIANPDCSLEDAIENIDIGGPTMVRSAAKNWAHVAIVTDSGDYPALAAELKANDGRLAKATRFELAKKAFTHTAAYDGAISNYLTSLADGVVAGKPERVAFPNRLNAQFIKVQDMRYGENPHQAAAFYRDLDPAAGSIAHYQQLQGKELSYNNIADADAAWEAVKTFEQTACVIVKHANPCGVAVGPDTLSAYKLAFATDTTSAFGGIIAFNRPVDAATVEAVTGQFLEVLIAPSFTEEAKAIIAAKKNVRVLEIPLQAGANRFELKRVGGGVLVQTPDIRNVGLDELRVVSKRQPTAQEMSDLLFAWRVAKFVKSNAIVFCKDGQTAGIGAGQMSRVDSTRIAARKAQDAGLSLAGAVAASDAFFPFRDGIDVIAEQGIKAIIQPGGSMRDEEVFAAADEHGIALVLTGVRHFRH; encoded by the coding sequence ATGACCAAGATCGAACGAGCGCTGATCAGCGTGTCCGACAAGAGCGGCGTGCTGGAATTCGCCAGGGAACTGTCCGCCCTGGGCGTGCACATCCTGTCCACCGGCGGCACCGCCAAGCTGTTGCAGGACGCGGGCCTGGCAGTGACCGAGGTGTCCGACTACACCGGCTTCCCGGAAATGCTGGACGGTCGCGTCAAGACGCTGCATCCGAAGGTGCATGGCGGCATCCTGGGCCGCCGCGACCTGCCCGAGCACGTATCCACCATGGCCGAGCACGGCATCGGCAACATCGACCTGGTCTGCGTCAACCTCTACCCGTTCGAGTCCACCATCGCCAATCCGGATTGTTCGCTGGAGGACGCGATCGAAAACATCGACATCGGCGGCCCGACCATGGTGCGCTCCGCCGCCAAGAACTGGGCCCACGTCGCCATCGTCACCGACAGCGGAGACTACCCGGCGCTGGCGGCAGAATTGAAGGCCAACGACGGCCGGCTTGCCAAGGCCACCCGCTTCGAGCTGGCCAAGAAAGCTTTCACCCACACCGCCGCCTACGACGGCGCGATCTCCAACTACCTGACCAGCCTGGCCGACGGCGTGGTGGCGGGCAAGCCGGAGCGCGTGGCCTTCCCGAACCGCCTGAACGCCCAGTTCATCAAGGTGCAGGACATGCGCTACGGCGAGAACCCGCACCAAGCCGCCGCCTTCTACCGCGATCTGGACCCGGCCGCCGGCAGCATCGCCCACTACCAGCAGCTGCAGGGCAAGGAGCTGTCCTACAACAATATCGCCGACGCCGACGCCGCCTGGGAAGCGGTGAAGACCTTCGAGCAAACAGCCTGCGTCATCGTCAAGCACGCCAATCCGTGCGGCGTGGCCGTCGGCCCGGACACGCTGTCCGCGTACAAGCTGGCCTTCGCCACCGACACCACCAGCGCCTTCGGCGGCATCATCGCTTTCAACCGCCCGGTGGACGCGGCGACGGTGGAGGCCGTGACCGGCCAGTTTCTGGAGGTGCTGATCGCGCCGTCCTTCACCGAGGAGGCCAAGGCCATCATCGCCGCCAAGAAGAACGTGCGCGTGCTGGAGATCCCGCTGCAGGCCGGCGCCAACCGCTTCGAGCTGAAGCGCGTGGGCGGTGGCGTGCTGGTGCAGACGCCGGACATCCGCAACGTGGGCCTGGACGAGCTGCGCGTGGTCAGCAAGCGCCAGCCGACGGCGCAGGAAATGTCGGACCTGCTGTTCGCCTGGCGCGTGGCCAAGTTCGTCAAGTCCAACGCCATCGTGTTCTGCAAGGATGGCCAGACCGCCGGCATCGGCGCCGGCCAGATGAGCCGGGTGGATTCCACCCGCATCGCCGCGCGCAAGGCGCAGGACGCCGGCTTGAGCCTGGCCGGCGCGGTGGCGGCGTCTGACGCCTTCTTCCCGTTCCGCGACGGCATCGACGTCATCGCCGAGCAGGGCATCAAGGCCATCATCCAGCCGGGCGGCTCCATGCGCGACGAAGAAGTGTTCGCCGCCGCCGACGAGCACGGCATCGCGCTGGTGTTGACCGGCGTGCGCCATTTCCGTCATTGA